In Saccharolobus solfataricus, a genomic segment contains:
- the pstS gene encoding phosphate ABC transporter substrate-binding protein PstS: MKGFSTLAVVIILIIVVIAVAGIFFVINSQGGHNTTTTSTSSSFSTSSQASSSQTTASSQISASIIAGGSTFVNPLMQVWIKDFQSNYNGIQVTYSAVGSGAGVNNFLQGAYDIGATDVPPPSNLYQQLTQKYGEVLTIPDVVGAVDIIYNIPSFSGTLNLTADVLAKIYLGQIQYWDDPAIKALNPHFNFTHQKIIAVHRSDGSGTTFIFTYWLYTSSQSWRSSNVSYGYTVNWPVDKLGNGLGGKGSDGVTAYVSQNPYSIGYVEAQYAIAKNLTPAAVLNPSTGDYVLPTQASIETAIQNANLSSLPSSLTRDLSQYLSVFLNVKAHNAYPIVTFSWLVIKVNYTDKSKAEAIYLFLKYIATTGQTELPSGYIELPSNIQQLILQNLKLISYNNTSVYTLVS, translated from the coding sequence ATGAAAGGGTTTTCAACTTTGGCAGTTGTGATAATATTAATAATAGTTGTTATTGCAGTGGCAGGGATTTTTTTCGTGATAAATTCCCAAGGTGGTCATAACACTACAACTACTTCAACAAGTTCATCTTTTTCTACTTCGTCACAAGCTTCATCATCTCAAACTACAGCCTCATCACAAATTTCGGCAAGTATTATAGCTGGTGGTTCTACTTTTGTTAATCCATTAATGCAAGTGTGGATTAAAGATTTCCAGTCAAATTATAATGGAATTCAAGTAACTTATAGTGCAGTGGGTAGTGGAGCAGGAGTGAATAATTTCTTACAAGGTGCCTATGACATAGGAGCTACAGATGTTCCTCCGCCCAGTAATTTGTATCAGCAATTAACTCAAAAATATGGTGAAGTTCTCACAATCCCTGATGTTGTAGGTGCAGTGGATATAATATACAATATTCCAAGCTTTTCTGGTACCTTGAACTTAACAGCTGATGTTTTAGCAAAGATATACTTAGGGCAAATTCAATATTGGGATGATCCAGCAATAAAAGCATTAAATCCCCACTTTAATTTCACTCATCAAAAAATAATAGCAGTTCATAGAAGTGATGGAAGCGGCACTACCTTTATCTTTACATATTGGCTTTACACCTCATCTCAATCTTGGAGGAGTTCAAATGTTAGTTATGGTTATACCGTTAACTGGCCGGTAGATAAACTTGGAAACGGATTAGGAGGTAAGGGAAGTGATGGAGTTACAGCATATGTTTCTCAAAATCCTTATTCAATAGGCTATGTTGAGGCACAGTACGCAATAGCGAAGAATTTAACTCCAGCGGCCGTATTAAATCCATCCACAGGCGATTATGTTTTACCAACTCAAGCTTCAATTGAGACCGCAATTCAAAACGCTAATTTATCTTCGCTTCCTTCTTCATTGACAAGAGATTTGTCTCAATATCTTTCAGTCTTCTTAAACGTTAAAGCACACAACGCTTATCCTATAGTGACGTTTTCATGGCTAGTTATTAAGGTAAATTATACCGATAAGTCTAAGGCAGAAGCGATTTACTTATTTTTGAAGTATATTGCAACTACTGGACAGACTGAATTACCATCGGGGTATATTGAATTACCATCAAATATTCAACAATTAATTCTACAAAATCTTAAGCTAATATCATATAATAATACGTCTGTTTATACCTTGGTGAGCTAA
- the pstC gene encoding phosphate ABC transporter permease subunit PstC yields MITIKRKREKFFYFLLIPSSVVVFTFILILSVLVYNSIPILEKVGLSIYTKNIWNPIYDQYGGLAAIYGTIVTSVLSVMISIPFATAFSIFVNDISPKKVKSFLVNLSDLLAAFPTVLYGFWGLLSLGPFLSRTLFTFLSSHVGLHQTTNGPSILLASIILAIMITPFASSLIREVYFQVPRSFEEAVYSLGLGKWELITLKLSYIKKAFLGAYALAFGRAVGETVAVSLTIGNVLNISPNLFEPGYTISSLIISQFGTAYGIQYNAMFALALFLVVIGFIFVIISKLIVRMRS; encoded by the coding sequence ATGATAACAATTAAAAGAAAAAGAGAAAAATTTTTTTATTTTCTACTTATACCTTCATCTGTAGTAGTCTTTACTTTTATATTGATACTGAGTGTATTAGTGTATAATTCTATTCCTATTTTAGAGAAAGTTGGTCTTTCGATTTATACTAAAAATATATGGAATCCTATTTACGATCAGTATGGTGGTTTAGCAGCGATTTACGGTACGATAGTAACAAGTGTGTTAAGCGTAATGATATCTATCCCATTTGCTACTGCTTTTTCCATTTTTGTTAATGACATTTCTCCAAAAAAAGTTAAAAGTTTTCTAGTTAACCTGTCAGATCTTCTGGCGGCTTTTCCTACAGTGCTATATGGATTCTGGGGTCTTCTATCACTTGGCCCATTTTTATCTCGCACATTATTTACGTTTCTAAGCTCTCACGTTGGGCTTCACCAAACTACTAATGGACCTAGTATATTACTGGCCTCAATAATATTGGCAATTATGATAACACCTTTTGCATCTTCTCTCATAAGGGAAGTTTACTTTCAAGTTCCTAGGTCCTTTGAGGAAGCTGTGTATTCTCTAGGGTTAGGTAAGTGGGAGTTAATTACGCTGAAGCTTTCCTACATTAAAAAGGCTTTCTTGGGCGCATATGCATTAGCATTTGGAAGAGCAGTTGGAGAAACTGTGGCAGTAAGCCTTACAATAGGCAATGTATTAAACATTTCACCGAACCTATTTGAACCGGGTTATACGATATCATCTTTAATTATTAGTCAGTTTGGAACTGCGTATGGAATCCAGTATAATGCAATGTTTGCACTTGCGTTATTTCTTGTTGTAATAGGATTCATATTTGTAATAATCTCTAAATTAATCGTGAGGATGAGATCTTGA
- a CDS encoding PstA family ABC transporter permease, protein MRRKDTVIVSLITLLVILFLLPITFLLYTVVVNGSKVIISYGPRFFIDLPPNPGEGLGGIGPALEGSLYMVSLAVLISAPISIFTGVFLSFFERSKIASLIRASLELMVEFPTIVIGIVIFTILVVEIGLGLNGITAAMALAIVMLPYSTIQISEALRIPKKLYEEVAYSLGLTTWQVIKLVMYIGRRGIINGLLIGFAKIIGETAPIIFLTSSTANLYIKTFNTAVTGIPVMIYNYAFSGYSNLNEVAWGASFVLIILVTIIFVVVRKMAK, encoded by the coding sequence TTGAGAAGAAAAGATACTGTAATTGTCTCCCTTATAACATTATTAGTTATATTATTTTTACTTCCTATAACATTTCTTTTATACACTGTAGTTGTAAATGGATCAAAGGTTATAATTAGTTATGGACCTAGATTTTTTATAGATTTGCCTCCAAATCCCGGCGAGGGATTAGGCGGTATAGGTCCAGCTCTAGAAGGCTCTTTATACATGGTCTCATTAGCAGTGCTAATCTCAGCTCCTATCTCCATATTTACTGGAGTTTTTTTATCGTTCTTCGAAAGGTCAAAAATAGCTAGTTTAATTAGAGCAAGTTTAGAGCTAATGGTGGAATTCCCAACTATTGTCATAGGTATAGTCATATTCACAATTCTAGTTGTAGAAATTGGTTTAGGATTAAATGGGATTACGGCCGCTATGGCATTAGCAATTGTCATGTTGCCCTATTCAACTATACAAATTAGCGAAGCCCTAAGAATCCCAAAGAAGCTTTACGAAGAGGTCGCCTACTCCCTCGGTTTAACCACCTGGCAAGTAATAAAATTAGTCATGTATATAGGAAGAAGAGGAATAATAAATGGTCTATTAATAGGCTTCGCAAAAATAATAGGCGAGACTGCTCCCATAATTTTCCTCACTTCTTCCACTGCTAACCTTTATATAAAGACTTTTAATACAGCTGTTACTGGAATTCCAGTAATGATATATAATTATGCGTTTAGCGGCTACTCAAACTTAAACGAAGTAGCTTGGGGAGCATCTTTTGTATTAATAATTCTTGTTACAATAATATTTGTCGTAGTTAGAAAAATGGCAAAATAA
- a CDS encoding pyridoxal-phosphate dependent enzyme translates to MVKEVCMKCRKERESIYEIKCNKCGGPFEILIDFEFDKNSERGFPYSEKIFPYIKHFISLGEGRTPLIKKGNIWFKLDFLNPSGSYKDRGAVTLVSYLAEKGVKQISEDSSGNAGSAIAAYSAAAGIEAYIFVPETAKGGKLKQIESYGAHVVRVRGSREDVAKAAENSGYYYASHVLQPQFRDGIRTLAYEIVKDLDWKIPNYVFIPVSAGTLLLGVYKGFKHLLDSGVISEMPKIVAVQTEQVMPLCAKFKKISYTPPDKVTSIADALVSTRPFLLDYMVKASSECIVVSDNEIVEAWKELAKMGLLVEYSSATVFAAYKKYSVNDAVLVLTGSGLKVL, encoded by the coding sequence ATGGTAAAAGAGGTTTGTATGAAATGCAGAAAGGAAAGGGAAAGTATATACGAGATTAAGTGTAACAAATGCGGAGGACCATTCGAGATCCTGATAGATTTTGAATTTGATAAGAATTCTGAGAGAGGTTTTCCCTATAGTGAAAAGATTTTCCCTTACATCAAACATTTCATATCCCTAGGAGAGGGAAGAACTCCATTAATTAAAAAGGGGAACATATGGTTTAAACTCGACTTCTTAAATCCATCAGGATCATACAAGGATAGAGGAGCAGTGACTCTGGTCTCTTATCTTGCGGAAAAAGGTGTAAAACAAATTAGTGAAGACTCTTCTGGAAATGCAGGATCAGCAATAGCTGCGTATTCTGCAGCTGCTGGTATTGAGGCATACATTTTCGTTCCTGAAACGGCAAAAGGAGGAAAACTTAAGCAAATAGAATCCTACGGTGCTCACGTTGTTAGAGTAAGGGGGAGTAGAGAAGATGTAGCAAAAGCTGCAGAGAATTCTGGTTACTATTACGCATCACATGTTTTACAACCTCAATTTAGAGATGGGATTAGAACTCTGGCATATGAAATTGTAAAGGATTTAGATTGGAAAATTCCTAATTATGTTTTCATTCCAGTATCAGCAGGAACTTTACTTTTAGGTGTTTATAAGGGGTTCAAGCACTTGCTAGATTCTGGTGTCATATCGGAAATGCCTAAAATCGTAGCAGTCCAAACAGAGCAAGTTATGCCACTTTGTGCTAAATTCAAAAAGATTTCTTACACACCACCAGACAAGGTTACCTCCATTGCAGACGCTTTAGTATCAACTAGACCATTTCTACTAGATTATATGGTAAAGGCTTCTAGTGAATGCATAGTTGTAAGCGATAATGAAATAGTAGAAGCTTGGAAAGAATTGGCTAAAATGGGACTGCTGGTAGAATATAGTTCTGCTACTGTATTTGCTGCTTATAAGAAATACAGTGTTAACGATGCAGTATTAGTTTTAACCGGTAGCGGATTAAAGGTATTATGA
- a CDS encoding DUF72 domain-containing protein, which yields MKIFVGTSGWTYDWNDDDTLEWYVKNSGLNAVEVNMSFYRYPTRKQVERWSKFKEIRWIVKVNRRITHMKRLKDFQSWKEFQQIVDSLNPDFYLFQLPPTFKRNSENEKRVFQFAEVLKDKMAVEFRDIQWYLKPLNVTCVIVSIDSPIGTYVIKNNDYIYLRLHGRDVWYTYDYSEKELKELADKIISLNPKYVYVFFNNNHWMLDNGRYMLKILTEKS from the coding sequence ATGAAGATTTTTGTTGGAACCTCTGGCTGGACGTATGACTGGAATGATGATGATACTTTAGAGTGGTATGTTAAGAATAGTGGGCTTAACGCAGTAGAGGTTAATATGTCGTTTTATCGATATCCTACAAGAAAACAAGTTGAAAGGTGGAGTAAATTTAAGGAGATTAGATGGATAGTAAAGGTAAATAGGAGAATCACGCACATGAAAAGGCTAAAAGATTTTCAGTCTTGGAAAGAGTTTCAACAAATAGTTGACTCATTGAATCCAGATTTTTATTTGTTTCAATTACCACCAACTTTTAAGAGGAATTCAGAAAATGAGAAGAGAGTATTTCAATTTGCTGAAGTATTAAAGGATAAAATGGCCGTTGAGTTTAGGGACATTCAATGGTACTTAAAGCCCCTTAATGTTACTTGTGTAATTGTCTCAATAGATTCACCAATAGGTACTTATGTTATAAAGAATAACGATTACATTTACCTAAGATTGCATGGAAGAGATGTTTGGTACACTTATGATTACTCTGAGAAGGAACTAAAGGAGTTAGCAGATAAAATAATCTCGTTGAATCCTAAGTACGTTTATGTGTTCTTTAATAACAATCATTGGATGCTTGATAATGGTAGATATATGCTTAAAATTTTAACTGAGAAATCTTAA
- the proC gene encoding pyrroline-5-carboxylate reductase, translated as MEDLTIGILGAGKIGSAIVRAIRLKYPSIHVIATARKDETLRNVKDLEVETTKDNNYAVNKSDVIILSVKPQHFPTVLRQVGIESWRDKVVISIMAGVKLSTLSTLLNNAEVYRAMPNINAIVYKSTTTIAENNGKSRELVENIFKTLGNVYWLPEEYLDIWTALVGSGPAFISEIIDALSLGAVACGMQREIAYNAVLDMISGTIIMLKEGKIDHPMLLRDQVTTPVGTTIRGLMVMEAKSVKSALIETIEASYKRAVEIGNEIDKSIRNNSK; from the coding sequence ATGGAAGATTTAACTATTGGAATATTAGGAGCTGGTAAAATAGGTTCTGCAATAGTAAGGGCAATAAGGCTAAAGTATCCTAGCATCCACGTAATTGCTACTGCGAGAAAAGATGAGACTTTAAGAAATGTAAAAGATCTAGAGGTAGAGACTACTAAGGATAATAATTATGCAGTTAATAAATCAGATGTAATTATCTTAAGCGTTAAGCCTCAGCATTTTCCTACTGTTCTAAGGCAAGTTGGCATAGAGTCATGGAGAGATAAGGTAGTAATTTCAATAATGGCAGGAGTTAAGTTATCTACATTATCTACCCTACTTAATAATGCTGAGGTTTATAGAGCCATGCCAAACATTAATGCAATAGTATATAAGTCTACTACTACAATTGCTGAGAATAACGGGAAAAGTAGAGAATTAGTGGAGAACATATTTAAGACACTAGGTAACGTATACTGGCTTCCAGAAGAATACTTGGATATTTGGACTGCACTAGTAGGCAGTGGTCCAGCTTTTATATCTGAAATTATAGATGCGTTAAGTTTAGGTGCAGTTGCTTGTGGAATGCAAAGAGAGATAGCCTACAATGCGGTTTTGGATATGATAAGTGGAACTATAATTATGCTTAAGGAGGGTAAAATAGATCATCCTATGCTATTACGTGATCAAGTGACTACGCCAGTCGGTACCACAATAAGGGGACTCATGGTTATGGAAGCTAAGAGCGTTAAGTCAGCGTTAATTGAGACAATAGAGGCATCATATAAGAGGGCAGTTGAAATAGGCAATGAGATTGACAAGAGTATTAGGAATAATAGCAAATAA
- the priX gene encoding DNA primase noncatalytic subunit PriX: MSQEKKAKKIILHYPDDTPAGYIEYAEGSSSIYDNEGNFLFKVEGKFPPQPKKSSDYSWIEKVLEMGLQDSRKRFILYVASRYLVNVKGVNEDEALQTLKEFYYKLQSGKVYESWLKSVINGVKKKGLLPWSLKRIEERDKEMYNEIIRVLKNS; the protein is encoded by the coding sequence GTGAGTCAAGAGAAAAAAGCCAAAAAAATTATTCTTCATTATCCTGATGATACACCAGCTGGATATATAGAGTATGCTGAGGGTTCTTCCTCAATTTATGATAATGAGGGAAATTTTTTGTTTAAAGTGGAAGGAAAATTTCCGCCACAGCCCAAAAAATCGTCAGATTATTCATGGATAGAAAAAGTTTTAGAGATGGGATTACAAGATTCAAGGAAGAGATTTATACTTTACGTTGCATCAAGATATTTAGTAAATGTAAAAGGCGTTAATGAAGATGAAGCCTTACAAACATTAAAAGAGTTCTATTACAAACTACAATCTGGGAAAGTTTACGAGTCTTGGTTAAAATCTGTAATAAACGGAGTTAAGAAGAAAGGATTGCTTCCTTGGTCGTTAAAGAGAATAGAGGAGAGGGATAAGGAAATGTACAATGAGATAATAAGAGTATTAAAAAATAGCTAA
- the leuS gene encoding leucine--tRNA ligase, whose product MYSDFFNSIAFKWQAEWEKSKVFETNMDYSKPKFFITVPFPYTNSPMHVGHGRTYITADIYARYLRMKGYNVLFPFAFQFTGTPVLAIADSIRRGEVDVIEFFKNVYEVPQDKIKELEDPYKLAEYFKEEMKNTAKSIGMSIDWRRTFTTTDPRFEKFIHWQLGKLKELGYLVTEDDVVGYCPNDGFPVGMHDTRGDIEPEITTMNVIMFEGSDSYNFMVATSRPELIFGVVALMVNHDANYVVVEYEGKNFIISEKAYKKLSFQKNMKLVKTITTSDIVKLYAINPITGRKLEIIKNKYVDPSLGTGVVMSYPAHDPFHYLAMTETNKEFEVIPVVETEELDEIPGESAVLQTKNPYALKDFMESIYKTEYYKGYMKDIILSLVPDFLKQYVKENIVGKQVQEARKNTIELLKSLNIYDTIYEISNGPIYCRCGSEIVPKRIKDQWFIAYDNPKWKASALKAINNIELIPNPTKTELEKIVFNARKEPIGRSRGIGVKLPWDESQIVESLSDSTLYTLLYTVIYKMPINIEKEIFDFIFLGKGDAKELERKYGTDLIQLREEFLYWYPVDQRHTGRDLIQNHIPFYIYNHLAIFGEKYLPKRIVINGFVRVGGRKMSKSLRNIYTLSKAIKEFGVDPVRIALTSTSDLLQDLDFNENLVNPIAEQLKKIYDLIDRLLSINTEIKELRTADEWISSKVRDIIEKVNNNITSFKYRDAVNLLLYEIYEILRDYFDLVEIPNQEVIRKILSIWIRALAPFVPHIAEELWHKISSTFVSLEKYPEPNELNLYPDAILEISYINKIIENVRELEDIVHKKAEKVIIYINESEKVKELMKNAIKAVNEEIPLREFTANTEDKIAEKVYVVVSKLDKAIRDYLLNNEIDEEQIIVKNMNFLLRRLGVSEIVIYNAEDPTVPDVKGKKSQALPLSPAIVVE is encoded by the coding sequence ATGTATAGTGATTTCTTCAACTCCATAGCTTTTAAATGGCAAGCGGAATGGGAGAAAAGTAAAGTATTCGAAACAAATATGGACTACTCTAAGCCTAAGTTTTTCATAACGGTTCCTTTTCCTTATACAAATAGTCCAATGCATGTAGGTCATGGAAGGACTTATATTACTGCAGATATTTACGCTAGATATTTAAGGATGAAGGGTTATAACGTATTATTCCCATTTGCTTTCCAATTTACGGGTACACCTGTTTTAGCTATAGCTGATTCAATAAGAAGAGGAGAGGTTGACGTGATTGAGTTCTTTAAGAATGTCTATGAAGTACCACAAGATAAAATCAAAGAGCTGGAAGATCCATATAAGTTGGCTGAATATTTTAAAGAGGAAATGAAAAATACAGCGAAAAGCATCGGTATGAGTATTGACTGGAGGAGAACCTTTACAACAACTGATCCTAGATTTGAGAAGTTCATACATTGGCAACTAGGTAAACTAAAGGAACTAGGTTATCTAGTAACTGAAGATGATGTTGTTGGATATTGTCCTAATGATGGTTTCCCAGTAGGTATGCATGATACAAGGGGTGACATAGAACCAGAAATCACTACGATGAATGTTATCATGTTTGAGGGCAGCGATTCCTATAATTTCATGGTAGCAACTTCAAGACCAGAGCTAATATTCGGAGTAGTAGCACTAATGGTAAACCATGATGCTAACTATGTGGTTGTCGAATATGAGGGCAAGAATTTTATAATATCGGAAAAGGCCTACAAGAAATTATCCTTTCAGAAGAATATGAAATTAGTAAAGACTATCACTACATCAGATATCGTTAAATTATATGCAATAAACCCAATAACTGGAAGAAAGCTTGAGATTATCAAAAACAAGTACGTGGATCCTTCCCTAGGAACTGGAGTTGTAATGAGCTATCCAGCTCACGATCCATTTCACTATTTAGCGATGACCGAGACTAATAAGGAATTTGAAGTAATACCAGTAGTAGAGACTGAAGAACTTGATGAGATACCCGGTGAAAGTGCAGTTTTGCAAACTAAGAATCCATATGCATTAAAGGACTTCATGGAAAGTATATACAAAACCGAATATTATAAGGGATATATGAAGGATATAATATTGTCTTTAGTCCCTGATTTCTTAAAACAATACGTAAAGGAAAACATCGTCGGAAAGCAAGTTCAAGAGGCTAGAAAAAATACAATAGAATTATTGAAATCCCTAAATATCTACGATACTATTTATGAAATCTCCAATGGTCCAATTTACTGTAGATGCGGATCTGAAATCGTGCCTAAAAGGATAAAGGATCAATGGTTTATAGCTTATGATAATCCTAAGTGGAAAGCGTCAGCACTTAAGGCTATAAATAATATCGAATTAATACCGAATCCGACTAAGACCGAGCTAGAAAAAATTGTATTTAATGCCAGAAAAGAACCTATAGGGAGAAGTAGAGGCATAGGGGTTAAATTACCTTGGGATGAGTCACAAATTGTTGAAAGTTTAAGTGATTCTACATTATACACTCTTCTATACACCGTGATCTATAAAATGCCTATTAACATCGAAAAGGAGATCTTTGATTTTATCTTTCTAGGAAAAGGAGATGCTAAAGAACTTGAAAGGAAGTACGGTACAGATCTTATCCAACTAAGAGAGGAATTCCTATATTGGTATCCGGTGGATCAAAGACATACCGGAAGAGATTTAATTCAAAATCATATACCATTTTATATTTATAACCATCTTGCAATTTTTGGTGAAAAGTACCTACCTAAGAGAATTGTAATCAATGGCTTTGTGAGAGTTGGAGGAAGAAAGATGAGTAAAAGCCTAAGAAACATTTACACATTATCCAAAGCAATCAAGGAATTTGGCGTGGATCCGGTAAGAATAGCGTTAACCTCAACTTCAGACCTACTGCAAGATTTAGACTTTAATGAGAATTTGGTAAATCCAATTGCCGAGCAACTGAAGAAGATTTATGATCTAATAGATAGATTGTTGAGCATAAATACTGAGATTAAAGAGTTAAGGACAGCAGACGAATGGATATCCTCCAAAGTTAGGGATATAATAGAAAAGGTGAATAATAATATCACATCTTTTAAGTATAGGGATGCCGTGAATTTACTTCTATATGAGATTTACGAGATTTTAAGAGATTATTTTGATCTAGTTGAAATACCCAATCAAGAGGTTATAAGGAAAATATTATCCATATGGATAAGGGCTCTTGCACCATTTGTACCACATATTGCAGAAGAATTATGGCATAAAATTTCAAGTACTTTTGTTTCTTTGGAAAAGTACCCAGAACCAAATGAATTAAATCTGTATCCAGATGCCATACTAGAGATATCCTACATTAATAAAATTATAGAAAATGTAAGGGAACTGGAGGATATTGTACATAAAAAAGCCGAAAAAGTAATAATATACATTAACGAGAGCGAGAAAGTCAAAGAATTAATGAAAAACGCAATAAAAGCTGTTAACGAGGAAATTCCATT